A single window of Vigna unguiculata cultivar IT97K-499-35 chromosome 1, ASM411807v1, whole genome shotgun sequence DNA harbors:
- the LOC114185627 gene encoding uncharacterized protein LOC114185627 isoform X2 produces MKVNEMVASENKNEVADDHSTDLEKEQKEGNDEVSDAETVKDSVSSQGDSLTNEDERTEVASKDPKSKVRVSPPENNRGSKERSDKKANKLQSKVSNGNQKKPMNSNKGTFTVADKNTSSTNSKTVKVPVNVLSDSSEGVDEKPVQEIKELDIVDGSPNGAQSIGIEYESHETVNAEENDEREDEANVELKIEEMQLRIEKLEEELREVAALEVSLYSIVPEHGSSGHKVHTPARRLSRLYIHACKHWTQKRRATIAKNAVSGLILVAKSCGNDVSRLTFWLSNTVALREIISQAFGSSCQASPLKRLAESNGKYTALKRKSSTNGKPGSGFMPLVEDWQETGTFTFALERVESWIFSRIVESVWWQALTPYMQSPVGNSSNKSIGKLMGPALGDHNQGNFSINLWRNAFQDAFQRLCPVRAGGHECGCLPVLARMVMEQCIARLDIAMFNAILRESDLEIPTDPISDPIVDSKVLPIPAGNLSFGSGAQLKNSVGNWSRWLTDMFGMDVEDCPQEDQEENSENDEKQGGVGEPKSFVLLNDLSDLLMLPKDMLIDRKIRQEVCPSISLSLVIRVLCNFTPDEFCPDFVPGTVLEALNAETIIERRLSSEAVRSFPYVAAPVVYKPPSSGNVAEKVAEAGGKCELGRNVSDVQRRGYTSDEELEELDSPLTSIIDKLPSSPRVTHNGKGNHNPTTNARYQLLREVWSM; encoded by the exons ATGAAAGTCAATGAAATGGTTGCTagtgaaaacaaaaatgaagtgGCTGATGATCATTCTACTGATTTGGAGAAAGAGCAAAAGGAAGGGAATGACGAAGTATCAGATGCTGAGACAGTAAAGGATTCAGTATCTTCCCAAGGCGATTCTTTGACAAATGAGGATGAGAGAACTGAAGTGGCTTCAAAAGATCCTAAAAGTAAGGTTAGAGTGAGTCCTCCAGAAAACAACCGTGGTTCAAAGGAGAGATCTGATAAAAAAGCAAATAAATTGCAATCAAAGGTATCAAATGGCAATCAAAAGAAGCCTATGAACTCAAATAAAGGGACCTTCACCGTGGCAGACAAAAATACTTCCTCAACCAATTCTAAGACTGTAAAAGTTCCTGTAAATGTTTTGTCGGACTCTTCTGAAGGTGTTGATGAAAAACCTGTTCAAGAGATCAAGGAACTTGATATTGTGGATGGATCCCCCAATGGTGCTCAGAGCATaggaattgaatatgaaagtCATGAAACGGTTAATGCTGAAGAAAATGATGAACGTGAGGATGAGGCAAATGTGgaattaaaaattgaagaaatgcAATTACGAATTGAAAAGCTGGAAGAGGAACTTAGAGAAGTTGCTGCTCTTGAAGTGTCACTTTATTCTATTGTACCAGAGCATGGAAGCTCGGGACACAAGGTGCACACACCAGCTCGGCGCCTTTCTAGGCTCTATATACATGCTTGTAAGCATTGGACCCAGAAAAGGCGAGCCACAATTGCCAAGAATGCTGTTTCTGGCCTCATTTTGGTTGCTAAGTCTTGTGGTAATGATGTTTCAAG GTTAACTTTCTGGTTGTCAAATACCGTTGCGCTGAGAGAGATAATTTCACAAGCTTTTGGGAGTTCATGTCAAGCTAGTCCCCTTAAAAGGTTGGCAGAGTCAAATGGGAAGTATACTGCACTGAAACGGAAAAGTAGCACAAATGGTAAACCAGGAAGTGGTTTTATGCCTCTCGTTGAAGATTGGCAAGAGACAGGAACCTTTACCTTTGCTTTAGAAAGAGTAGAATCATGGATCTTTTCTCGGATAGTGGAGTCAGTGTGGTGGCAG GCTTTGACTCCCTATATGCAGTCTCCAGTTGGGAACTCTTCAAATAAATCTATTGGGAAGCTGATGGGACCTGCTCTGGGTGATCACAATCAAGGAAATTTTTCCATCAATCTTTGGAGAAATGCTTTCCAAGATGCCTTTCAACGACTCTGTCCTGTTCGAGCAGGAGGACATGAGTGTGGTTGTTTGCCCGTATTGGCTAGAATG GTCATGGAACAATGCATAGCTAGACTAGACATTGCTATGTTCAATGCTATTCTTCGGGAGTCAGACCTTGAGATCCCAACTGATCCTATATCTGACCCTATTGTTGATTCAAAGGTTTTGCCAATTCCAGCTGGGAATTTAAGCTTTGGGTCTGGTGCACAGCTTAAAAACTCT GTTGGCAATTGGTCTAGATGGCTCACTGACATGTTTGGCATGGATGTTGAAGATTGTCCACAAGAAGATCAGGAGGAGAACAGTGAGAATGATGAAAAGCAGGGTGGGGTTGGTGAACCTAAGTCTTTTGTTCTCCTAAACGACTTGAGTGACCTTCTGATGCTGCCTAAAGACATGCTTATAGATAGAAAAATCAGACAAGAG GTGTGTCCTTCCATCAGTCTGTCATTGGTTATACGGGTTCTCTGTAACTTCACTCCTGATGAGTTCTGTCCAGACTTTGTTCCAGGAACTGTCTTGGAGGCCCTGAACGCAGAG ACTATTATAGAGAGAAGATTGTCATCAGAGGCTGTAAGAAGCTTCCCCTATGTAGCTGCTCCTGTTGTGTACAAGCCTCCCTCTTCTGGTAATGTGGCTGAGAAAGTTGCAGAGGCTGGAGGAAAGTGTGAGTTGGGAAGAAATGTATCAGATGTTCAGAGAAGAGGGTACACCAGTGATGAAGAGCTAGAGGAACTTGATTCCCCTCTTACATCCATCATTGATAAGCTTCCTTCATCTCCACGAGTCACTCATAATGGAAAAGGTAATCACAACCCCACCACAAATGCTAGATACCAGCTACTACGTGAAGTTTGGTCCATGTGA
- the LOC114185627 gene encoding uncharacterized protein LOC114185627 isoform X1 — protein MKEIEKRKASRNSQTKGSRKTERRESKLQQDNSSKKMSEKRIESKTLHDSRPTANNTISDSNTASENSETYENVVIHYLDDVNRSEEALAEMKVNEMVASENKNEVADDHSTDLEKEQKEGNDEVSDAETVKDSVSSQGDSLTNEDERTEVASKDPKSKVRVSPPENNRGSKERSDKKANKLQSKVSNGNQKKPMNSNKGTFTVADKNTSSTNSKTVKVPVNVLSDSSEGVDEKPVQEIKELDIVDGSPNGAQSIGIEYESHETVNAEENDEREDEANVELKIEEMQLRIEKLEEELREVAALEVSLYSIVPEHGSSGHKVHTPARRLSRLYIHACKHWTQKRRATIAKNAVSGLILVAKSCGNDVSRLTFWLSNTVALREIISQAFGSSCQASPLKRLAESNGKYTALKRKSSTNGKPGSGFMPLVEDWQETGTFTFALERVESWIFSRIVESVWWQALTPYMQSPVGNSSNKSIGKLMGPALGDHNQGNFSINLWRNAFQDAFQRLCPVRAGGHECGCLPVLARMVMEQCIARLDIAMFNAILRESDLEIPTDPISDPIVDSKVLPIPAGNLSFGSGAQLKNSVGNWSRWLTDMFGMDVEDCPQEDQEENSENDEKQGGVGEPKSFVLLNDLSDLLMLPKDMLIDRKIRQEVCPSISLSLVIRVLCNFTPDEFCPDFVPGTVLEALNAETIIERRLSSEAVRSFPYVAAPVVYKPPSSGNVAEKVAEAGGKCELGRNVSDVQRRGYTSDEELEELDSPLTSIIDKLPSSPRVTHNGKGNHNPTTNARYQLLREVWSM, from the exons ATGAAAGAAATTGAGAAGAGAAAAGCTTCAAGAAATAGTCAGACAAAGGGTTCAAGAAAAACCGAAAGGAGAGAGAGTAAATTGCAACAAGATAATTCTTCCAAAAAAATGAGTGAAAAAAGAATTGAATCTAAGACACTCCATGATAGTAGACCAACTGCAAATAATACTATAAGTGATTCCAACACGGCCTCGGAGAATTCAGAAACTTATGAAAATGTGGTTATACATTACCTGGACGATGTGAACAGGTCTGAGGAGGCACTTGCCGAGATGAAAGTCAATGAAATGGTTGCTagtgaaaacaaaaatgaagtgGCTGATGATCATTCTACTGATTTGGAGAAAGAGCAAAAGGAAGGGAATGACGAAGTATCAGATGCTGAGACAGTAAAGGATTCAGTATCTTCCCAAGGCGATTCTTTGACAAATGAGGATGAGAGAACTGAAGTGGCTTCAAAAGATCCTAAAAGTAAGGTTAGAGTGAGTCCTCCAGAAAACAACCGTGGTTCAAAGGAGAGATCTGATAAAAAAGCAAATAAATTGCAATCAAAGGTATCAAATGGCAATCAAAAGAAGCCTATGAACTCAAATAAAGGGACCTTCACCGTGGCAGACAAAAATACTTCCTCAACCAATTCTAAGACTGTAAAAGTTCCTGTAAATGTTTTGTCGGACTCTTCTGAAGGTGTTGATGAAAAACCTGTTCAAGAGATCAAGGAACTTGATATTGTGGATGGATCCCCCAATGGTGCTCAGAGCATaggaattgaatatgaaagtCATGAAACGGTTAATGCTGAAGAAAATGATGAACGTGAGGATGAGGCAAATGTGgaattaaaaattgaagaaatgcAATTACGAATTGAAAAGCTGGAAGAGGAACTTAGAGAAGTTGCTGCTCTTGAAGTGTCACTTTATTCTATTGTACCAGAGCATGGAAGCTCGGGACACAAGGTGCACACACCAGCTCGGCGCCTTTCTAGGCTCTATATACATGCTTGTAAGCATTGGACCCAGAAAAGGCGAGCCACAATTGCCAAGAATGCTGTTTCTGGCCTCATTTTGGTTGCTAAGTCTTGTGGTAATGATGTTTCAAG GTTAACTTTCTGGTTGTCAAATACCGTTGCGCTGAGAGAGATAATTTCACAAGCTTTTGGGAGTTCATGTCAAGCTAGTCCCCTTAAAAGGTTGGCAGAGTCAAATGGGAAGTATACTGCACTGAAACGGAAAAGTAGCACAAATGGTAAACCAGGAAGTGGTTTTATGCCTCTCGTTGAAGATTGGCAAGAGACAGGAACCTTTACCTTTGCTTTAGAAAGAGTAGAATCATGGATCTTTTCTCGGATAGTGGAGTCAGTGTGGTGGCAG GCTTTGACTCCCTATATGCAGTCTCCAGTTGGGAACTCTTCAAATAAATCTATTGGGAAGCTGATGGGACCTGCTCTGGGTGATCACAATCAAGGAAATTTTTCCATCAATCTTTGGAGAAATGCTTTCCAAGATGCCTTTCAACGACTCTGTCCTGTTCGAGCAGGAGGACATGAGTGTGGTTGTTTGCCCGTATTGGCTAGAATG GTCATGGAACAATGCATAGCTAGACTAGACATTGCTATGTTCAATGCTATTCTTCGGGAGTCAGACCTTGAGATCCCAACTGATCCTATATCTGACCCTATTGTTGATTCAAAGGTTTTGCCAATTCCAGCTGGGAATTTAAGCTTTGGGTCTGGTGCACAGCTTAAAAACTCT GTTGGCAATTGGTCTAGATGGCTCACTGACATGTTTGGCATGGATGTTGAAGATTGTCCACAAGAAGATCAGGAGGAGAACAGTGAGAATGATGAAAAGCAGGGTGGGGTTGGTGAACCTAAGTCTTTTGTTCTCCTAAACGACTTGAGTGACCTTCTGATGCTGCCTAAAGACATGCTTATAGATAGAAAAATCAGACAAGAG GTGTGTCCTTCCATCAGTCTGTCATTGGTTATACGGGTTCTCTGTAACTTCACTCCTGATGAGTTCTGTCCAGACTTTGTTCCAGGAACTGTCTTGGAGGCCCTGAACGCAGAG ACTATTATAGAGAGAAGATTGTCATCAGAGGCTGTAAGAAGCTTCCCCTATGTAGCTGCTCCTGTTGTGTACAAGCCTCCCTCTTCTGGTAATGTGGCTGAGAAAGTTGCAGAGGCTGGAGGAAAGTGTGAGTTGGGAAGAAATGTATCAGATGTTCAGAGAAGAGGGTACACCAGTGATGAAGAGCTAGAGGAACTTGATTCCCCTCTTACATCCATCATTGATAAGCTTCCTTCATCTCCACGAGTCACTCATAATGGAAAAGGTAATCACAACCCCACCACAAATGCTAGATACCAGCTACTACGTGAAGTTTGGTCCATGTGA